The following nucleotide sequence is from Gammaproteobacteria bacterium.
ATTTTTATGAGTTGGGTTTAGATAAAGGGGACCCAAAACGTAATGCACAGCATCTTAAAGTAAAGCCGTGGAATGTATTAGTTTCAGGTGAGTGTGAAGAAACAGGTGAGTATGATTTAGAAGATTTTATATCACCGGCAAAACTTGAAGAAAGAATTTATCGTTTACGTTGCGTAGAAGCCTGGTCGATGGTGGTGCCATGGGTAGGGGTTGAATTAGGTCCAATATTAAAACGTTTTAAACCAACCTCTAAAGCTAAGTATGTTGAATTTAAAACGATATTAGATCCAGATAATTTGCCTGGGCAAAAACGTCAAGTGTTGGAATGGCCTTACCGAGAAGGCTTACGTATAGATGAGGCGATGCATCCGCTGACTATTTTAGCAGTAGGGCTATATGGTAAAGAATTGCCTAATCAAAACGGTGCGCCGTTACGTTTGGTGGTGCCATGGAAATACGGTTTCAAGAGCATTAAATCGATTGTAAGTATCAATTTTCTTGAAGAGCAGCCTGCTACAAGTTGGAATATTGCAGGACCTAGAGAGTATGGATTTTACTCTAATGTAAATCCTGAGGTTAATCATCCACGTTGGAGTCAAAAACGTGAACGCAGAATTGGGGAATTTTTAAAACGCGAAACATTACCTTTTAATGGCTATACAGATGAAGTGGCTAGCTTATATACAGGAATGGATCTTAAGGAAAATTTCTAATCTAATAATTTTTAAATAAAAAAATAAAACACCCAAAAAATTGTGTTAACGACCCTATCGGGTAAGAGAATCAAGCCCGTACTCTTTATATTACTGCTAGTGCCTTTAGCAATGTTAGCCTATCGCTTCTATTCAGAAGGGTTTGGCGCTAATCCTATTGAAACGATAAATCGATACACAGGCGATTGGGCGTTAAGAATTTTATTACTGACATTAGCATTTTCACCACTGATCAGAATCACACGATGGCATAACATAATTCAATATCGACGCATGGTGGGCTTGTTTGCATTTTTCTATGTTTGTGTGCACTTGTCTTCTTATATTGTATTAGATCAATTTTTTGATTTTAGTGAAATCATTGATGATGTATTTAAACGCCCATTCATCACAGCTGGGTTTTCTGCATTTATATTACTTATTCCACTTGCGGTTACTTCAACTAATAAAATGGTCGAGCGATTACAATATCGTTGGATTCAACTGCATCGAATTATTTATTTAATCGGAATGTTAACCGTATTGCACTTTTGGTGGATGGTGAAGATTGATACGAGAGAACCGATGATTTACGCTATAATTTTAGCGATCCTGCTAGGGTTTCGTTTGGTTTTCTATTTAAAACGTAAAGTTTAACGATAATTTCATACTGTTCATGACGTATTCTCATATAATCGTCATCGACCAAGGTACACACTCTACGCGTGCCATCATCTACAACGCTTCTGGCGAGTCTATTTTCAGATCTCAGCAAGAAATTGATCTTTTTTACCGTGATTCGTTGCATATTGAGCAAGATGGCAAACAAATTCTTGCTTCATGTCAATCAGTATTAACGGATGCGCATAAGTTTATTAATGATAATAAGCTAGAAGGTATTGCAATGGCACTTTCCACGCAACGGTCAACCGTTATTGCTTGGAATGTAAAAACGGGTGAAGCGATAACGCCTGCGTTAAGTTGGTTAGATACACGTACACAAGATGAATTGAAAGAGGTGTCACTAGCAGAAAATGTTATTAAAGAGAAAACCGGGTTACCTTTATCTGCACATTATGGTGCATCCAAATTACAGTGGTTTTTAAAGCATGATGAGCGAGTACAACAGGCTCAATTGGAAAATAATCTTAAATTTGGGCCGCTGGCAGCCTATTTGATTTTTAACTTAGTTGAGCAACAGCCATTGTATGTGGATTATTCTAATGCTCATCGAACCCTATTGTGGAACTTGCAAACTAAATGTTGGGATAACGATTTATTGGAAGCATTTTCTATAGATGAATCAAATTTACCTGAACCTGTGCCAAGTGATTTTGAGTATGGGGAATTAAAGAACTATGGTTATCCATTAGTATTAGTGAATGGAGATCAAAATAGCGCGGTATATGGGTATGGGAAGTTAGCAGAACAAACCACTTTTATAAATATGGGTACAGGTGCATTTGTATTAGCGAACAGTAAACAGCAACCAGTATTAAACACAAAATTGTTGGCTAGTATTACTTATAGTTCTGAACACGAACAAGAATACGCTCTAGAGGGAACGGTGAACGGAGCAGGAGCCGCTATGACTTGGGCTGAGAGTGAATGGAGTATTAGCGATATAGAGTCACTATCTTGGCAAAAGGTTGAGGAAGTGCCTATATTTCTTAATTCAATCGGCGGGTTAGGCTCGCCATTTTGGCGGAGTGATGTGAGTCCACAATTTCTGGATGTAAATAAAAGTCATAATGACTATACAAAAGAACAGTGTATGGCAGCATTGATGGAAAGTATCGTATTTTTATTAATGATTAATATTGAAGAAATGTTTAAGCATGGAGTGGTGACGAATCAATTATTGGTTGCAGGAGGGATGAGCAAAGATAAGCACCTATGCCAGTGTTTAGCTAACGTATCTTCTGTAAGTGTTGTCGTTTCAAACTTCAAAGAAGCCACATCACGCGGTGCAGCCTGGTTAGCTTTGCAACGCCCAGAATGGGGTGTTTTAGAAAGTAAGATATTTAATCCAGTTAACGACAATGCATTGCAACTTCGCTATGGTGAATTTAAATCTGCAATGCAAAGGTTAATACATTGATGAACAGATTAGTTGCACACCGCGGCGATATGTCTACCTATCCCGAGAATAGTATGCTTGCCTTTCAGGCGGCTATAGAACTTGGGTATACGTATATTGAGTTAGACATTCAACTTTCAAAAGATAGGGTTCCAATCGTTATTCATGACGATAATTTAAAAAGAACAACAGGCATTGATAAGAATGCAAAAGATCTCACTGCTGATGAAATAAACCAAATATATCTTAATTCATCTGCACAAAATGAAAATAGAAATGAACTATTAAAGATCAACACGCTCAAGCAAGTAGTTGAGAAGTTAAATATATATTCAAAAATTACAGTTTTTGTTGAAATAAAAAGACAAAGCATAGAACACTTTGGGTTAAGTCAAGTTGTAGATCAAGTATTGGAAGCGCAAATGGGTGCTAAGTTTAATATTGTAATTATTTCCTTTGTGGGGGAGGTTATAGAATATGTAAAAAATGTGCAGTCTTATCCAACAGGGTTTGTTTTAAAAAAATATAATAAAAAATATCTTTTAAAAGCAAAAGAACTTCAGCCAGATTATTTGTTTTGCAATATTAAAAAAATCAATAAGCCTTCTGATTTATGGGACGGTTTATGGAGATGGGTGCTGTATGACATTACCAATCCAAGTTTTGCGTACGAATTATTAGAGCAGGGCGTCGATATGATTGAAACTGGAGATATCAAAAAGCTTAGTGCTTCTGAATATTTTCAGTAAAAAATATGGATTATGATGTAGCAATTATCGGTGGCGGTATTCATGGTGTAGGGGTTGCTCAAGCTGCTGCTGCGCGTGGCTATAAAACGGTTTTGCTAGAGCAATACGACCACCTTGCAGAAGGTACATCATCGCGTTCCAGTAAGCTAATTCACGGCGGATTGCGTTATTTAGAGCAATTCGAGTTTTCTTTAGTGCGCGAATGTTTGTTAGAGCGTAGTTATTTACTTAAAAATGCACCAGATTTAGTCAAACTTACGCCGGTTTATATTCCGATATATAAAAGTTCTAAGCGCTCACCCTGGATGATACGCGCAGGACTTTCTTTATATGCGTTGCTTGGTAATCTCAGTGCCGATGCCCGTTTCAAGAAAGTTAAAAAAAGCCAATGGAATCAGTTGCAAGGCATCAATCAGGAAAATCTACGCGCAGTGTTTCAATATCATGAAGCACAAACGGATGATAGTTTGCTCACCAAGGCTGTTATGAATTCAGCACAACAACACGGTGCAAAACTTATTCTTAATGCAAAAGTCATTAGTATTGATCTAGAAGATAATCAAAGTAAGCTTAATTATGTGAGTAATTCAGGACAACAAACTCTCACTAGTAAGGTTGTTGTAAATGCTGCAGGTCCATGGGCCACTAATATTGTAGATTGTGTGCAACCAAAACAAAAAAATGCACAAGTCGATTTGGTGCAAGGCGCACATATTATCTTGCCAGTACAACTAGACAAAGTAATATTTTATATTGAAAGTCCAAAAGACAAACGACCGATATTTGTGATGCCTTGGTATGGTGAAACGATGATTGGAACAACAGAAAGTATATTTGATGATGATCCTAGTAAAACGCATGCCTTAGCCCAAGAAGTAGAATATCTTCTTGATGCATTTTATTTCTATTTCCCTGAACAAAAAAATAAAAAGCTATCGATTAGTAAAAAGTTTGCAGGATTGCGAGTATTGCCACGTAGCCAAAAAAATGCCAATCAGCGTTCCAGAGAAACAATATATTTACGTGATCGAAAAAACAAGCCACGTTTGTTGTCTATATTTGGTGGTAAGTTAACGTCCTATCGTGCAACTGCAGAACATGTGCTCGCACGGATTGAGTCATCCCTACCTGAATCGAAGCCCCATATTAGAACAAAAGAATTAAAGCTGGCTAAACCAGGCTAGTAAATAATTTAAAGCTTGATAGAAATAAGATATTTAGAGTAACTCTCGCGAATTGATATTTTTTCTTGAGTTGACTGTTTTAATAGCTCTTCGAATACCATTTCGAAGTCTTCTCGTATGATCTTAAAAAATACATCTGACAGAGGGTTTTTTCCTGTAGGCAGGGCAATTACTTTTTGCTTAAATTTAATCGGGAATATATCATTTCCTGAAAATAATACTTTAACTGCGAATACCCAACGCCAATCCCAAGAATAGGGTGCAATAGAGTCCTTCCCGGCATACACCTCCAGCAATTCTCCATCTTTGGCTATATCTTCACTATATATAATAGCTTGATAAGAGTGAGCATTATTTGAACAGATCAATTTTGCCTCAACGATATCTGCTTTTTGCGAGTGAAGACTAAGCTTGTTATATAATGTAGGGTAAAATAATTGCAGAAAGGCTAATAGCTTTGGGTATTGTTTGCTCACATCAGCCATCTATAGATACTGTTCTAATCCAATATATCTATCAACCCGTTATGCGCCCGTAGCTCAGCTGGATAGAGTACCTGGCTTCGAACCAGGTGGTCGGGAGTTCGAATCTCTCCGGGCGCGCCATATTCTAAGCCACTTGTCCGAGTTTTTGTTTGATTAAAAAATAGGCTGGGTAAGCTTTGGGGTAAGCTTTTAGTATTTATGCGTCAAAGCTATTAATTACAGTATTCAATTCTAATAAGACATTATCTAAATCTCTCATGAAAATAGCATTTCTTATTTTTCTATTATGCATATCTGGCGTAACGCAATCTGAAGAAGGTCAATGGAAGCCTGATCCTAAGTTTCAGCTAGAAGAAGCAGACTATATGCAAACTTTGCACTGGATATCTGGTGTTTCTTATACGTTGTCAAAGCTACAAGCTGAAAACATGTTTTTATGTGGCGGGCCTGACTCAATTGGTTCAAAAGAAATAATTGATTATTTGAACGCCGAATATTTAGATAAACGAATCACTTCGGAACAAGCTATTGAGGCAATTTTCAATAAATTAAAATCACTATACCCTTGTCATGACAAATGACCGCTAACGACTCAAAGCGGACATAATTAAATGCAGAGCATGAAGATTACATTTCTAATTATATTCATAGTGATTTCTTGTGCGGCTTCATTCTGGCTGGGCGGGAAAACTGCAATAAATAGAGTTTCAAAAACTATTGATGGAATGCAAACACAATTAGCATTCGGGCATAAGAAAACATACGATGAGATTTACGCTGATTTAAATAATGGGTGTAAAAAAGCAGCTCTAAGCAGATTATCTTTCGCTATGGATGAGCAGATGATGTTAATGGCGGATTACTTTCAATCTAATAATGACTCTAGGTTAGAAGACTACATTAAATTAAGAGACCCTAACTTAATTAACACTCTGCATTCGTATAAAGTTGATTGGAAAAAGACTTGGAAAATCTCACCATGTAATTAATATTGAATGACCACTATTGGCCGAAAGCAGACATAAGTACATTATCCTGATAGCAGTGATACCCATGAAAAATTTCTACGTTTTAAAATATTAAATTCCTTGAGAAATCATGCCAATAAAAATAACAGAATACACACATCCGACAGAGGATAAAAAAGGGAAAGAACTTGATTGGCTCTGTGATGAATCGTGGAGACTTCCTGATCAACTAGATGCATTCGAAAAATGGCTCATTAAAAATAAATCATTACCAAAAGGCTTTTACGCTGCAGATATTGCCTTTAGTCCAAGAGAAGATGCATTCGGTGGTGGGGGAGTTGTATCACTAGAGTCAATGAACATTATGTTATCAATAGGAATGGAGCTATATCTATCGGAATATCCATATGGAACTGATGAATAAGTCAAAAAATTTAATGATGAATATTTTTATTAGATTTCTTGTAACAATATTAGTGTTTTTTGCAGCATATATTTATCTGTATTGGATGTCATTTTCATCTGTTAGCGAAAGTGATTTAATTGTAAATGCTCTTTCCATAATAAGTGCTATAGGTATATGCAGTTTCGTCTGGATAAGATTAAAAGCTCAAAATAAAGGCCCACTTTCTTATATTATTCTCGGGGCAGCACTGATTGGTGCGGTGAGTTTTCTTGGAGGATTCTTTGGTCCAATGATTTTTACACCAAACGCGAATCTTGGTCCGCTTCTTGGTCTATTTACAACTGGCCCGATAGGATTTCTATTTGGTGGAGTTGCAGGATTAGTTTACTGGTACTTGCGTCACCGAAAAGAAATCATTAAATTTGAATAATCTCTTATGACTCAAAGCATAAATTCATTAAGTAGAAGAATAGTAGTATGAAATATAGCGGTGTTGGATTATTTAAGCATGTTTTTGAGAATCTAAACAAAATAACTAAATATAAAGAACGAGTGGTGATGACAGAAGCGTCCTCATTAAAAGAAGCTGAGCAAGTCATTCTAAAAGAATTTAAAGATTATGCGATTGATGGAGTCGAGTATTTAGAATTATATAAAGTTGAGGAAATGTATCCAGAAGAAAGACCAGTTACAGAAATAGCGAGCACATTAAAAGTGTTTGCTGGAAGTGATAAAGAATATATTGAGAAGTTCTGGAATGGCCAAAGACCATACTCGTGTGAGGATGTAGGGTGGAGTCATGTTTGGTATAAAAAAAGTGAAGGTATAAGCAGTTGTTACAACTGTAGAGAAGAGCGTGATGGTGAATTGTGGCAATGACTGCTATTGGCCGAAAGCAGTCATTTAAAATGTTATGAATTACACAGATGGAAAAGAAGTGATAGTTGGTGACAAAGTACGTTTAGGTGATGACGATGGTGGGATTGTTGTCTGTTCAATTGATCGAGATGAATACAAAATCAATCACCCTAAGGATAAATGGAAGTATTTAGAAAAAGGAGTATTAATTGAATTTCCTAAATTTGGCCTAATTCACTATGAAGAGTCAGAAGAAGACTTGTCGTTAATCAAAAGAAGCGAATGACTGATATTAGTCGAAAGTAGACGTAATATTATTAAATTAATAGTAAGTAAAATGCAAAAGTATTCTCAATAACAAACCAACATTATGCTTAATAAGCTTACTGATCTATTAGGGGTTGAGTCGCAATCTGTTAGTCACAAAGAACGTCTTATCTCAGGAATAGGGGCGTTTTTAGGTATATTTTTTGTATATTTTGCAAGCCAGTATTTTGTTGGAGATCAAGGCTTAATATTTATCCTCGCCTCAATGGGTCATCTGCCGTATTACTGTTTGCAGTGCCTCATGGTACGTTGTCACAGCCATGGCCGTTAGTGGGAGGGCATATTTTGTCTGCACTAGTAGGGGTTACTTGTGTGCAATTAATAGACAACCAATTATGGGCAGCCTCTATGGCGGTTGGAATTTCAGTGACGGTAATGTACTACGCGCGTTGCACTCATCCTCCTGGTGGTGCCACTGCGTTGGGTGCAGTACTTGGTGGACCGGTAGTGCATGAGCTGGGTTATCAATTTGTTATCACACCCGTGCTACTGAATACAATAATTATATTATTCGTTGCGGTTGCCTTTAACGCATTATTTCAATGGCGACGCTATCCAGTAAGCATAAATGTACGTAGAGATAAATTTAAGAAAGAAACACGTAAAACGTTGAGCACATCGTTGCCGTCCATTACTCATGAGAATTTCGTGTATGCATTGAGTCAGATCGATACGTTTATTGATGTGGATGAATCGGACTTACTGCGCATATACGATTTAGCCACTCATCAAATACAAG
It contains:
- the msrP gene encoding protein-methionine-sulfoxide reductase catalytic subunit MsrP yields the protein MLIKTSKQMDLKESDITDQAIYKDRRKFLQKSASMTAISMAPSFLWPTIGSADIGFENIIKSDFSTKDELTPLDAITSYNNFYELGLDKGDPKRNAQHLKVKPWNVLVSGECEETGEYDLEDFISPAKLEERIYRLRCVEAWSMVVPWVGVELGPILKRFKPTSKAKYVEFKTILDPDNLPGQKRQVLEWPYREGLRIDEAMHPLTILAVGLYGKELPNQNGAPLRLVVPWKYGFKSIKSIVSINFLEEQPATSWNIAGPREYGFYSNVNPEVNHPRWSQKRERRIGEFLKRETLPFNGYTDEVASLYTGMDLKENF
- a CDS encoding FAD-dependent oxidoreductase; the protein is MDYDVAIIGGGIHGVGVAQAAAARGYKTVLLEQYDHLAEGTSSRSSKLIHGGLRYLEQFEFSLVRECLLERSYLLKNAPDLVKLTPVYIPIYKSSKRSPWMIRAGLSLYALLGNLSADARFKKVKKSQWNQLQGINQENLRAVFQYHEAQTDDSLLTKAVMNSAQQHGAKLILNAKVISIDLEDNQSKLNYVSNSGQQTLTSKVVVNAAGPWATNIVDCVQPKQKNAQVDLVQGAHIILPVQLDKVIFYIESPKDKRPIFVMPWYGETMIGTTESIFDDDPSKTHALAQEVEYLLDAFYFYFPEQKNKKLSISKKFAGLRVLPRSQKNANQRSRETIYLRDRKNKPRLLSIFGGKLTSYRATAEHVLARIESSLPESKPHIRTKELKLAKPG
- a CDS encoding sulfoxide reductase heme-binding subunit YedZ encodes the protein MLAYRFYSEGFGANPIETINRYTGDWALRILLLTLAFSPLIRITRWHNIIQYRRMVGLFAFFYVCVHLSSYIVLDQFFDFSEIIDDVFKRPFITAGFSAFILLIPLAVTSTNKMVERLQYRWIQLHRIIYLIGMLTVLHFWWMVKIDTREPMIYAIILAILLGFRLVFYLKRKV